A single region of the Ascaphus truei isolate aAscTru1 chromosome 6, aAscTru1.hap1, whole genome shotgun sequence genome encodes:
- the LOC142497918 gene encoding chemerin-like receptor 1, whose protein sequence is MDFSNVSLTLQNVTFLPTHLDNVTQTKVPGPPRQTNVCGDISSTIKTVQTFSIVIFSVAFLLGVVGNGLVIWITGFRMKKTVNTTWFLNLALADFIFTLFLPMTIVYTALGLHWPFGNFMCKFISSLSMLNMFASVFFLTVISVDRCVSVVFPVWAQNHRNPRLATIVAVITWTLALILCSPSLAFRDTFFNNRTKLTTCFNNYAFSLDSKDPYIQNVRQMRHKAMVITRFLVGFLIPFLIIVVCYGILITMLKKNRLVACSKKPLRVIIAVVVTFFLCWFPYHVFSLLELTYHARNNCSSFRAVLIGTSLATSLAFINSCVNPILYVFIGRNAQHRIRKSVLQVIESALKDEPTRASRSSRTQSKSTLETTTRFL, encoded by the coding sequence ATGGACTTCTCCAATGTCTCATTAACCCTGCAGAATGTCACATTTCTCCCCACTCACCTGGATAATGTCACTCAGACGAAGGTTCCAGGACCACCACGGCAGACCAATGTCTGTGGAGACATCTCTAGCACTATCAAAACTGTCCAAACCTTCTCCATTGTGATCTTCAGTGTGGCCTTCCTTCTGGGAGTGGTTGGAAATGGGTTGGTCATTTGGATTACAGGCTTCAGGATGAAGAAGACAGTAAACACTACCTGGTTCTTGAACTTGGCTCTGGCTGACTTCATCTTCACCCTTTTCCTGCCTATGACCATTGTCTACACTGCTCTTGGTCTTCACTGGCCCTTTGGCAACTTCATGTGCAAGTTCATAAGTTCTCTTTCGATGCTCAACATGTTTGCCAGTGTTTTCTTTCTTACTGTCATCAGTGTTGACCGCTGTGTATCTGTGGTATTTCCTGTCTGGGCTCAGAACCACCGGAACCCCAGGCTTGCTACCATTGTGGCTGTGATTACGTGGACTCTGGCTCTGATCCTGTGCTCTCCTTCTCTTGCCTTCCGGGACACCTTTTTTAACAACCGAACCAAACTGACCACATGCTTTAATAACTATGCCTTCTCCCTGGACAGTAAAGATCCATACATACAGAATGTAAGGCAGATGAGACATAAGGCTATGGTAATTACCAGGTTTTTAGTGGGCTTCCTTATCCCCTTTCTGATTATCGTGGTGTGCTACGGAATCTTAATCACAATGCTGAAGAAGAACCGTTTGGTGGCATGCTCCAAGAAGCCCCTAAGAGTAATCATTGCTGTGGTGGTTACCTTTTTCCTCTGCTGGTTCCCTTACCATGTGTTCTCACTCCTTGAACTGACTTACCATGCAAGAAACAACTGTTCATCATTCAGGGCAGTCTTGATTGGAACATCTCTGGCCACCAGTCTGGCCTTCATCAACAGTTGTGTTAACCCCATCCTTTATGTATTTATAGGACGGAACGCACAGCACCGCATTAGGAAATCTGTCCTGCAGGTCATTGAAAGTGCTCTTAAGGACGAGCCAACCCGAGCATCCCGCTCCAGTAGGACTCAATCCAAGTCCACATTAGAGACAACAACCCGGTTCCTCTGA